A window of the Tiliqua scincoides isolate rTilSci1 chromosome 5, rTilSci1.hap2, whole genome shotgun sequence genome harbors these coding sequences:
- the LOC136653129 gene encoding olfactory receptor 5B21-like: MAYDRYAAVCHPLHYTTLMRQSICTGLLAISWCSGHFNSIVNTASVFSLTFCHSNAIDHFFCDIPPIQRLSCSDIFVSQLVTFTVSGCILVVTSSMILLSYILIASSVLKLHTAHGRMKAFSTCASHLTVVSILYDTIIYTYLRPSSRHSLEQDRLVSVLYTVLTPLLNPLIYSFRNKEVQGALWRTLGKDRP, from the coding sequence ATGGCATACGATCGCTATGCAGCCGTCTGTCACCCACTCCACTACACCACACTCATGAGACAATCTATATGTACGGGACTGCTAGCAATTTCTTGGTGTTCTGGGCACTTTAATTCTATTGTCAACACAGCATCAGTCTTTTCCCTAACATTCTGTCACTCCAATGCAAttgaccacttcttctgtgatattCCTCCTATACAGCGCCTCTCTTGCTCTGACATTTTTGTCAGCCAGTTGGTGACCTTCACTGTCTCCGGGTGTATTCTTGTTGTGACTTCCTCCATGATTCTTCTTTCCTACATCCTCATTGCCTCTTCTGTTCTCAAACTCCATACAGCTCATGGTAGGATGAAGGCATTCTCCACTtgtgcttcccacctcactgtggtgagcatcCTCTATGATACCATCATTTACACCTACCTACGGCCCTCTTCCAGACATTCCTTGGAACAAGACCGCCTGGTGTCTGTGTTGTATACTGTTCTTACACCACTGTTAAACCCCCTGATCTACAGctttaggaacaaggaagtgcagggggcactatggagaactcttgggaAGGATAGGCCATAG
- the LOC136653128 gene encoding olfactory receptor 5AR1-like has protein sequence MAYDHYAAICHPLQYTLIMSQPIFWSLLAASWIIGNFNSVINTSLVFSLTFCHSNEIDHFFCDIPPILHLSCSDVFLVQLMIFTVSAFLMIVPFSLILLSYILIVSSVLKICRASGRIKTFSTCISHLTVVSIFYGTIIYTHLRPSSNHSLDEDRLVSVFYAIITPLLNPLIYSFRNKEVQGAFWRALGKNRL, from the coding sequence ATGGCATATGACCATTATGCTGCTATCTGTCATCCTCTCCAGTATACACTGATCATGAGCCAGCCCATATTTTGGAGTCTGCTTGCAGCTTCCTGGATCATTGGCAACTTCAATTCTGTTATCAACACATCACTGGTCTTTTCCCTAACTTTCTGTCactccaatgaaattgaccatttcttctgtgacattcctCCTATTCTGCATCTCTCTTGTTCTGATGTATTTCTAGTCCAGTTGATGATCTTCACCGTCTCTGCATTTCTTATGattgtgcctttctccctgatccTTCTTTCCTACATCCTCATTGTCTCTTCTGTGCTCAAGATCTGCAGAGCCAGTGGTAGGATAAAGACATTCTCCACTTGTATTTCtcacctcactgtggtgagcatcttctatgGCACCATCATCTACACCCACCTGCGACCCTCCTCCAATCATTCCTTGGATGAAGATCGCCTAGTTTCTGTGTTTTATGCTATCATtactcccctgctaaaccccttgatctacagctttaggaacaaggaagtgcagggggcctTTTGGAGAGCGCTTGGGAAAAACAGGTTATAA